The following coding sequences lie in one Candidatus Dormiibacterota bacterium genomic window:
- a CDS encoding ABC transporter permease, protein MTSLSSAATRLRPVIRFVGAENLSLLIVLAIEIAVIVSQSPFFLGQRNLLNSLGQNIAVLGVLAVGESIVIIAGALDISVGSIAGISGVVAALAVNASWGRMQYALIAGLLAGLIAGLVNGSIVAFLRVNPIIATLGTFAAFRGVAFLIAPNGYPVGVGTKADFTWLGSGRLLQSDAFVGIPVILVILILVAVLGHVLMKYTDLGRSIYALGGNATAARLAGINLTRIRLTIYGISGTLAGLGGVLLAARTTSGAPLNGQGMELQAITAVFLGGAATTGGKGAVTATILAVIILGVLSNGMNLLGVQQYFQDVATGLLLIVSVAIAQWRAGRAERARTRVASVA, encoded by the coding sequence ATGACCAGCCTCTCGAGCGCCGCCACGCGGCTACGCCCGGTCATCCGTTTCGTCGGCGCCGAAAACCTGTCACTTCTGATCGTGCTGGCGATCGAAATCGCCGTGATCGTCTCGCAGTCACCATTCTTCCTCGGGCAGCGCAACCTGCTGAACTCCCTTGGCCAGAACATCGCCGTGTTGGGTGTGCTGGCGGTCGGCGAATCGATCGTGATCATCGCCGGAGCACTCGACATCTCCGTGGGCTCGATCGCCGGCATCTCTGGAGTCGTGGCCGCGCTTGCCGTGAATGCCTCCTGGGGCAGGATGCAGTACGCGCTCATCGCGGGGCTACTCGCCGGCCTGATCGCGGGCCTCGTAAACGGCTCGATCGTGGCCTTCTTGCGTGTCAATCCGATCATCGCGACACTCGGAACCTTTGCGGCATTCCGAGGCGTCGCCTTTCTCATCGCCCCAAACGGCTATCCGGTGGGCGTCGGCACCAAGGCGGACTTCACCTGGCTCGGCTCCGGCCGGCTCTTGCAGAGCGACGCCTTCGTCGGCATCCCCGTCATCCTTGTGATCTTGATCCTGGTCGCCGTGCTGGGTCACGTCCTCATGAAATACACAGACCTCGGGAGGTCGATCTATGCGCTGGGCGGCAACGCAACGGCGGCCCGCCTCGCAGGTATCAACCTGACCCGCATACGCCTGACGATCTACGGGATCTCGGGCACGCTGGCCGGCCTCGGCGGTGTGCTCCTCGCGGCCCGCACGACCTCCGGTGCGCCATTGAATGGACAGGGGATGGAGCTGCAAGCCATCACCGCCGTCTTCCTCGGGGGCGCCGCCACCACCGGTGGCAAAGGTGCCGTGACGGCCACCATCCTGGCGGTCATCATTCTTGGTGTCCTCTCGAACGGGATGAACTTGCTCGGTGTCCAGCAGTATTTCCAGGATGTGGCAACGGGGCTGCTGCTGATCGTGAGCGTCGCCATCGCCCAATGGCGAGCGGGGCGCGCCGAGCGCGCTCGGACACGAGTCGCCTCGGTCGCCTAG
- the fabI gene encoding enoyl-ACP reductase FabI — translation MPGILEGKKILVTGVLTPASIAFAIADTAQQEGADIVLTSFGRVMSLTEKSARRMKPTPDILEMDVNNQEHLDTLAKTLKDRWGRLDGFVHAIAFAPADALGGNFMTAPWESVQTAFRTSAYSLKAMAAALSPLMLQGGSIVTLDFDNSTQAWPFYDWMGVCKAALESVTRYLARDLGKHHIRVNALAAGPLKTMAAKGIPGFERFETTWGQRAPLGWNSEDRTPVAKMAAVLLSDYSAATTGEIVHVDGGYHAMGAEVATEPPD, via the coding sequence ATGCCGGGCATCCTCGAGGGGAAGAAGATCCTGGTCACCGGCGTCCTCACCCCAGCCAGCATCGCCTTTGCGATCGCCGACACGGCTCAGCAAGAGGGCGCCGATATCGTGCTGACCAGCTTTGGCCGGGTCATGAGCCTGACCGAAAAGAGCGCCCGCCGGATGAAACCGACCCCTGACATCCTCGAGATGGACGTCAACAATCAGGAGCACCTCGACACGCTTGCAAAGACTCTAAAGGACCGCTGGGGCCGCCTGGATGGATTCGTTCACGCGATTGCGTTCGCGCCCGCCGATGCGCTTGGCGGCAACTTCATGACCGCGCCGTGGGAGAGTGTGCAGACCGCGTTCCGGACGAGCGCCTATTCGCTCAAGGCGATGGCCGCAGCCCTTAGCCCGCTGATGTTGCAGGGCGGCAGTATCGTGACACTCGATTTCGACAATTCCACGCAAGCGTGGCCCTTTTACGACTGGATGGGCGTGTGCAAAGCGGCACTCGAATCGGTCACCCGCTACCTTGCTCGGGACCTCGGCAAGCATCACATTCGGGTGAACGCGCTGGCGGCTGGCCCCCTGAAGACGATGGCGGCAAAAGGGATCCCGGGATTCGAGCGGTTCGAAACCACGTGGGGCCAGCGCGCACCGCTCGGCTGGAACAGCGAAGACCGGACGCCGGTCGCGAAGATGGCAGCCGTGTTGCTCTCGGACTACAGCGCCGCCACCACGGGAGAAATCGTTCACGTTGATGGCGGATACCACGCAATGGGCGCCGAGGTCGCCACCGAGCCGCCCGATTAG
- a CDS encoding PBP1A family penicillin-binding protein, translating into MRRCYGRRHSYRHTDYHLREWHRRRRANLQRNVVVGMIAMVSLPLLTVPAIAAQTVGDLPSVTGLSSTSLPQDMLIFDRHGNLLADVGDQGDHRVVVPLSYISPNVINATIAVEDHSFYSNSGVDFGAVVRAAFADYSHHGIKQGGSTISQQLVKQLFIGAHPDNSIQRKSKEAVLALELNRNYSKSQILEMYLNTIFYGSQTYGIEAAAHSYFQTNAHDLTLAQASMLAGLPQAPTQYNPLVNLAAAKQRQFTVLSAMVENHYISQKEADAAYATKLQIYPPSNHFQAPYFVDYVLKTLRQQYHIQPGDRRGYRVYTSLDLNLQVLAEQVVRDQIAQKGNYYNFHDAALVSMDPKTGEILAMVGGNDYNRPGGWINMADTPRQPGSTFKIFTYTAAIESGKFNMMTPILDAPLVFPTWGGASGFEHYIPLNYDLRYHGVLPLKMAMGNSLNIPAVKTELRVGIPNVLSVARRMGVTHLTQPDDNYSLSLTLGGYEVTPLDMVTGVSTLATLGVRHTPAPVLSIKDATGKDVFTYDPAKNEYRAISEDVAFIIGSIMSDDRNRCLSFGCNGDLTLPGRHVAAKTGTTQAFRDNWTVGFTPTLATAVWIGNPDNTPLSHNSTGIVGAAPIWHRFMQQALAATPDQWYAKPAGVHQIGQNYFLPGTENVRSTLLGWPTCRFWSYNPYNLTYADTLVDGVPCSLWAPPPPPPAPAPPPAPTPPPVRPASPTN; encoded by the coding sequence GTGAGGCGCTGCTACGGGCGCCGGCACTCCTACCGGCATACGGACTATCACCTCCGCGAGTGGCACCGCCGACGCCGCGCGAACCTGCAGCGCAACGTGGTCGTCGGCATGATCGCCATGGTGTCGCTGCCGCTGCTGACCGTCCCGGCCATCGCGGCGCAAACGGTGGGTGATCTTCCCTCAGTGACCGGGCTGTCATCAACCAGCCTTCCGCAGGACATGCTGATCTTCGACCGGCACGGGAACCTGCTCGCCGATGTCGGCGACCAGGGCGACCACCGCGTGGTTGTCCCCCTCAGCTACATCTCGCCCAACGTGATCAACGCCACCATCGCCGTCGAGGACCACAGCTTCTACTCGAATAGCGGTGTCGACTTCGGTGCCGTCGTGCGAGCGGCGTTTGCCGACTATTCGCACCACGGCATCAAACAGGGTGGCAGCACGATCAGCCAGCAGCTCGTCAAGCAGCTGTTCATTGGCGCGCATCCGGACAACTCGATCCAGCGCAAGTCGAAAGAGGCGGTCCTGGCCCTCGAGCTCAACAGAAACTATTCGAAGAGCCAGATCCTCGAGATGTACCTGAATACCATCTTCTACGGCAGCCAGACGTACGGCATCGAGGCGGCCGCACATAGTTACTTTCAAACCAACGCGCACGACCTGACCCTGGCGCAGGCCAGCATGCTGGCCGGGCTGCCGCAGGCGCCGACGCAGTACAACCCGCTGGTCAACCTGGCAGCCGCAAAGCAGCGCCAGTTCACCGTGCTGAGTGCAATGGTCGAAAACCATTACATCAGCCAGAAGGAGGCCGACGCGGCCTATGCCACAAAACTGCAGATCTATCCGCCGAGCAATCACTTCCAGGCTCCCTACTTCGTCGACTACGTCCTGAAAACGTTGCGGCAGCAGTACCATATCCAGCCTGGCGACCGGCGCGGCTATCGGGTGTACACCTCGCTCGATCTGAATCTGCAAGTGCTGGCCGAGCAAGTCGTCCGCGATCAGATCGCCCAGAAAGGCAACTACTACAACTTCCACGACGCCGCGCTGGTCAGCATGGATCCAAAAACCGGCGAGATCCTTGCGATGGTCGGCGGCAACGACTACAACCGGCCGGGTGGCTGGATCAACATGGCAGATACGCCGCGGCAGCCCGGTTCGACCTTCAAGATCTTCACTTACACAGCCGCGATCGAAAGCGGCAAATTCAACATGATGACACCCATCCTCGACGCGCCCCTGGTCTTCCCGACGTGGGGCGGCGCGAGCGGCTTCGAGCACTACATCCCTCTGAACTACGACCTGAGGTACCACGGGGTGCTGCCGCTGAAGATGGCGATGGGCAACTCACTGAACATTCCCGCCGTCAAAACGGAGCTGCGTGTCGGCATCCCGAACGTCCTCAGCGTGGCGCGGCGGATGGGCGTGACCCACCTGACGCAGCCCGACGACAACTACTCGCTGAGCCTGACGCTGGGCGGGTACGAAGTCACACCTCTCGACATGGTGACCGGTGTCTCGACCCTTGCGACCCTCGGCGTCCGTCACACCCCGGCGCCGGTGTTGTCGATCAAGGACGCGACCGGCAAGGACGTCTTCACCTATGACCCCGCCAAGAACGAATACCGCGCCATCAGCGAGGACGTCGCGTTCATCATCGGCTCCATCATGTCGGACGACCGCAACCGCTGCCTGTCGTTCGGCTGCAACGGCGACCTGACCCTCCCCGGGCGCCACGTCGCCGCCAAGACCGGGACCACCCAGGCCTTCCGTGACAACTGGACGGTCGGATTCACCCCGACGCTTGCGACCGCGGTCTGGATCGGCAACCCGGATAACACCCCACTCAGTCACAACTCGACGGGGATCGTGGGCGCCGCGCCGATCTGGCATCGGTTCATGCAGCAGGCACTGGCCGCAACGCCCGACCAGTGGTACGCAAAGCCCGCCGGCGTGCACCAGATCGGGCAGAACTACTTCCTGCCCGGCACGGAGAACGTTCGATCGACGCTGCTGGGGTGGCCGACCTGTCGTTTCTGGAGCTACAACCCCTATAACCTGACCTACGCCGACACGCTAGTGGACGGCGTGCCCTGCTCACTCTGGGCCCCGCCGCCACCGCCGCCGGCACCGGCCCCGCCACCAGCCCCGACGCCGCCTCCCGTCCGCCCCGCTTCCCCGACAAACTAG
- the pgl gene encoding 6-phosphogluconolactonase: MAAAITPLVVAGPAELAEAAASWTAERIIGAVTRRLACYLALAGGETPRGCYQRLALPPYRDSLPWASVFVNWSDERQVPLDDPASNYAMAKAALLEHVPIPPDHVFPLVGDPTPALRRVPADASGWPRFDVIHLGLGEDGHTASLFPGDPALREAQALVAAVHDAPKPPPERLTLTLPVINAARAVLFMVQGASKRDALAGVLRRDPALPAGLVQPVDGELVFIVDKPALG; this comes from the coding sequence GTGGCCGCCGCGATCACTCCGCTGGTCGTCGCCGGACCGGCCGAGCTCGCCGAGGCGGCGGCGTCCTGGACCGCCGAGCGAATCATCGGTGCCGTGACGAGGCGCTTGGCCTGTTACCTGGCCCTCGCCGGGGGCGAGACGCCTCGAGGGTGCTACCAGCGGCTGGCCCTGCCGCCCTATCGCGATAGTCTTCCCTGGGCGTCGGTGTTCGTCAACTGGTCGGACGAGCGGCAGGTGCCACTCGATGATCCGGCGAGCAACTATGCGATGGCGAAGGCGGCACTGCTCGAGCACGTGCCGATCCCACCCGATCACGTGTTTCCCCTGGTCGGCGATCCGACGCCTGCCCTCCGCCGGGTCCCAGCGGATGCGAGCGGCTGGCCGCGGTTCGATGTGATCCATCTAGGTCTGGGGGAGGATGGGCACACGGCGTCGCTCTTTCCGGGCGATCCGGCGCTCCGGGAGGCGCAGGCGCTCGTCGCGGCCGTTCACGATGCGCCCAAGCCACCGCCCGAGCGCCTGACCCTGACGTTGCCGGTGATCAACGCGGCTCGGGCCGTGCTCTTCATGGTGCAGGGAGCCTCCAAACGGGACGCCCTCGCGGGGGTGCTGCGCCGGGATCCCGCCCTCCCGGCTGGCCTCGTGCAGCCGGTGGACGGTGAGCTCGTGTTCATCGTCGACAAGCCGGCTCTCGGCTAG
- a CDS encoding glucose-6-phosphate dehydrogenase assembly protein OpcA, with the protein MSNDHTELTTRSFVDVHSIQEELDQVRWGLHDDGAGSEAAQHAAAEARASVLNLITVVSNEPELGAVTSVLDRLSVTHPSRTLILLAQHTREADKLEAEVSAQERTESGHRVSTERVILHAHGEPARHLASVAAPLLIPDLPVILWWPGRPEFDNPLFDDLCALADRLIVDTDEGFDDRDLTRLLEVARRKNARASIGDLNWARLVAWRHVAAQFFDMPNMLVRLGHIHGVSIFHGSDGLTAQARLLGGWMRSRMATVGIDVPLEFRADDSLEHGVHRLLIYTGGDEGPARFSMSRLRGGRLSTQIRLDDQELAERTVRLESRATEELLGIELTLPGHDVLFEQALAAALQ; encoded by the coding sequence ATGAGCAACGATCACACCGAGCTGACCACCCGGTCCTTTGTCGACGTCCATTCCATCCAGGAAGAGCTGGACCAGGTCCGATGGGGGTTGCACGACGATGGCGCGGGAAGCGAGGCCGCGCAGCACGCCGCGGCGGAAGCCCGTGCCAGCGTCCTCAACCTGATCACCGTAGTGAGCAATGAGCCCGAGCTGGGCGCCGTCACGAGCGTGCTCGACCGACTCTCGGTGACCCACCCTTCACGGACCCTGATCCTCCTTGCGCAGCACACCCGCGAAGCCGACAAGCTGGAGGCTGAAGTGTCCGCCCAGGAGCGGACCGAAAGCGGCCATCGGGTCAGCACCGAACGCGTGATCCTGCACGCGCACGGCGAGCCCGCCCGGCACCTGGCCAGCGTGGCCGCGCCACTGCTGATTCCCGATCTCCCCGTGATCCTGTGGTGGCCGGGGCGCCCGGAGTTCGATAACCCGTTGTTCGACGATCTGTGCGCGCTGGCCGATCGACTGATTGTCGATACCGACGAGGGCTTCGATGATAGGGACCTCACACGCCTTCTCGAGGTGGCCCGCCGGAAGAACGCACGGGCGTCGATCGGCGACCTCAACTGGGCCCGGCTCGTCGCCTGGAGGCACGTCGCGGCGCAGTTCTTCGACATGCCGAACATGCTCGTCCGCCTGGGCCACATTCACGGGGTCTCCATCTTTCACGGAAGCGACGGATTGACGGCCCAGGCGCGGCTGCTTGGAGGCTGGATGCGTAGCCGGATGGCGACGGTCGGCATCGACGTGCCGCTGGAGTTTCGAGCCGATGATTCGCTCGAGCACGGGGTCCATCGCCTCTTGATTTACACCGGTGGCGATGAGGGCCCCGCCCGTTTCAGCATGAGCCGGCTTCGAGGCGGCCGCCTCTCGACGCAGATCCGGCTTGACGATCAGGAGCTTGCCGAGCGGACCGTGCGTCTCGAATCGCGGGCAACCGAGGAGCTGCTGGGCATTGAGCTGACCCTGCCGGGCCACGACGTGCTCTTCGAACAGGCGCTCGCGGCCGCGCTGCAGTAA
- the zwf gene encoding glucose-6-phosphate dehydrogenase, with amino-acid sequence MAQATTAPLTQNVLRDGLILLPRTPDPAAMVIFGASGDLTARKLMPALYNLALNRYLPSGFSVIGVADTALTEDEFRAHMEQAVQKFSRSQPVDRAVWQSLAEGISYVRMPFDDQEGYGRLAAELERLDRERGTAGNRVFYLATAPQFFSVIIDRLGASGIAKGGDGWKRVVIEKPFGNDLKSAQALNQAIHAVFSEQQIYRIDHYLGKETVQNVLVFRFANGIFEPIWNRRYVDHVQITVAEDIGIERRGKYYETSGALRDIFQNHLMQLLSIAAMEAPPNFDADSVRDEKVKVLKSIRPIDVASDVVRGQYGPGWVAGQQVPGYQQEVNVSPTSNTETFVAVRLKIDNWRWADTPFYLRTGKRLPSRASEIAIQFKNPPHLPFAKTAVQELTPNVLVMRIQPHEGASLKIAAKIPGPVMRLRTVNMDFFYGSSFMVESPDAYERLVLDCMLGDATLFAREDEVERAWALVDRIEAGWASQPPPAFPNYAAGIWGPPEADALIEQDGRRWRRP; translated from the coding sequence ATGGCCCAGGCCACGACCGCACCGCTGACCCAGAATGTCTTGCGGGACGGGCTGATTCTGCTGCCGCGCACGCCGGACCCGGCGGCGATGGTGATCTTCGGTGCCTCGGGGGACCTGACCGCGCGCAAACTGATGCCCGCCCTCTACAACCTCGCCCTCAATCGCTATCTCCCGTCCGGCTTCAGCGTGATCGGCGTCGCCGACACGGCCCTCACCGAAGACGAGTTCCGCGCGCACATGGAGCAGGCCGTGCAGAAGTTCTCGCGAAGCCAGCCGGTCGATCGCGCCGTCTGGCAAAGCCTCGCCGAAGGAATCTCCTACGTCCGGATGCCCTTCGACGACCAGGAGGGATACGGCCGGCTGGCCGCCGAGCTCGAGCGGTTGGATCGCGAGCGGGGAACCGCCGGCAACCGCGTGTTCTACCTGGCGACCGCGCCCCAGTTCTTTTCCGTCATCATCGACCGGCTTGGAGCGTCTGGCATCGCCAAGGGCGGCGATGGCTGGAAACGGGTCGTCATCGAGAAGCCATTCGGCAACGACCTGAAGAGTGCCCAGGCGCTGAACCAGGCGATCCACGCGGTGTTCAGTGAACAGCAGATCTATCGCATCGATCACTACCTGGGAAAAGAGACCGTGCAAAACGTTTTGGTCTTCCGCTTTGCCAACGGGATCTTCGAGCCCATCTGGAACCGGCGCTACGTCGACCACGTGCAGATCACGGTGGCGGAGGACATCGGCATCGAACGGCGTGGCAAGTACTACGAGACCTCGGGCGCCCTGCGTGACATCTTCCAGAACCACCTGATGCAGCTCCTCAGCATCGCCGCCATGGAGGCACCCCCCAACTTCGATGCCGACAGCGTGCGGGACGAGAAGGTCAAAGTCCTCAAGTCGATCCGTCCGATCGACGTCGCGAGTGACGTCGTGCGCGGCCAGTACGGCCCTGGTTGGGTGGCCGGCCAGCAGGTGCCCGGCTACCAGCAGGAGGTGAACGTCTCACCCACGTCAAACACGGAGACCTTCGTCGCGGTCCGGCTCAAGATCGACAACTGGCGCTGGGCCGATACGCCCTTCTATTTGCGCACCGGCAAGCGGTTGCCGAGCCGTGCGTCCGAGATCGCGATCCAGTTCAAGAACCCGCCGCACCTGCCCTTTGCGAAGACCGCCGTCCAGGAGTTGACGCCCAACGTACTGGTGATGCGAATCCAGCCCCATGAGGGGGCCTCGCTGAAGATCGCCGCCAAGATTCCCGGCCCGGTGATGCGCTTGCGCACCGTCAACATGGACTTTTTCTACGGCTCGTCTTTCATGGTCGAGTCTCCCGACGCGTACGAGCGCCTGGTGCTCGACTGCATGCTGGGCGACGCGACCCTCTTTGCCCGAGAAGATGAAGTGGAGCGCGCCTGGGCCCTGGTCGACCGGATCGAGGCGGGGTGGGCGTCGCAGCCGCCGCCGGCATTCCCCAACTATGCCGCTGGCATCTGGGGGCCGCCCGAGGCCGACGCGCTGATCGAGCAGGACGGCCGGCGCTGGAGGCGGCCATGA
- the gnd gene encoding decarboxylating 6-phosphogluconate dehydrogenase, which translates to MELAMIGLGRMGSGMTIRLMQGGHQVVVFDRSADAIATLASKGATGASSLEDLGQKLKAPRIFWLMIPAGAPIDDTIQRLSAILSPGDIIVDGGNSNYKDSMRRAETLRSQQVEFLDCGVSGGIWGLKVGFNLMVGGNEAVFKQVEPIFQTLAPPDGYAYVGPSGAGHYAKMVHNGIEYSMLQSYAEGFEVLKAASFGFDLVQLTRLWNHGSVIRSWVLELAEDAFARDPDLAHIKGYVEDSGEGRWTLEEALEHAVPAPALAMSLFMRYRSRQDDSFSAKVLAALRNEFGGHPVRTE; encoded by the coding sequence ATGGAATTAGCGATGATCGGCCTCGGGCGGATGGGATCGGGCATGACCATCCGCCTGATGCAGGGCGGCCACCAGGTCGTGGTCTTCGATCGATCCGCCGATGCCATTGCGACGCTTGCCAGCAAGGGTGCGACCGGAGCGAGCAGCCTCGAAGATCTCGGCCAGAAGCTCAAGGCCCCGCGCATCTTCTGGCTGATGATTCCAGCCGGCGCTCCGATCGATGACACCATCCAGCGCTTGTCCGCCATCCTCTCGCCGGGCGACATCATCGTCGATGGCGGCAACTCGAACTACAAAGACTCGATGCGCCGCGCGGAAACCCTGCGCTCGCAGCAGGTGGAATTTCTGGATTGCGGCGTCAGCGGAGGCATCTGGGGCCTCAAGGTCGGCTTCAACCTGATGGTCGGCGGCAACGAGGCGGTCTTCAAACAGGTCGAGCCCATTTTTCAGACGCTCGCGCCGCCTGACGGGTATGCCTACGTCGGCCCCTCCGGTGCCGGGCACTACGCCAAGATGGTGCATAACGGCATCGAGTACTCGATGCTGCAGAGTTACGCGGAAGGATTCGAAGTCTTGAAAGCCGCGTCTTTCGGTTTCGACCTTGTCCAGCTCACGCGCCTCTGGAACCATGGCAGCGTCATCCGTTCCTGGGTGCTCGAGCTCGCCGAGGACGCCTTCGCACGCGATCCCGACCTGGCTCACATCAAGGGCTACGTCGAGGACTCGGGCGAAGGCCGCTGGACACTCGAGGAAGCGCTGGAGCATGCCGTGCCCGCGCCGGCACTGGCGATGAGCCTCTTCATGCGCTACCGGTCGCGCCAGGACGATTCCTTCAGCGCCAAGGTCCTGGCAGCGCTGCGCAATGAATTTGGCGGGCACCCCGTGAGGACTGAATAG